One window of the Clostridium sp. MB40-C1 genome contains the following:
- a CDS encoding aspartyl-phosphate phosphatase Spo0E family protein gives MKLYKYIGGKTENIVEREIKNLKHKFNNLIVDKNLMDCEVVELSKNIDELLIHYIKFNVKI, from the coding sequence TTGAAATTATATAAATATATAGGTGGAAAAACTGAGAATATTGTTGAAAGGGAAATAAAAAATCTAAAACATAAGTTTAATAACTTAATAGTTGATAAAAATCTTATGGATTGTGAAGTGGTAGAGCTTAGTAAAAATATAGATGAATTATTAATACATTATATAAAATTTAATGTAAAAATATGA
- the rbsD gene encoding D-ribose pyranase, which produces MKKTLLLNSNISEIISKMGHNDTIAIGDCGLPIPDCTKRIDLALVKGIPTFEDTLKAVLLEQQVEEVIVAKETEEVSPHIFEIIKNEVRDVKITCISHEELKEKLKNCKGVIRTGEQTPYANVILKSGVVF; this is translated from the coding sequence ATGAAAAAAACACTATTACTAAATAGTAATATATCAGAAATAATATCAAAGATGGGACATAACGATACAATAGCAATAGGGGATTGTGGATTACCAATACCAGATTGTACAAAAAGGATAGATTTAGCTCTTGTAAAAGGAATTCCGACCTTTGAAGATACATTAAAAGCTGTGTTATTAGAACAACAAGTTGAAGAAGTTATAGTTGCAAAAGAGACTGAAGAAGTAAGCCCACACATTTTTGAAATTATTAAAAACGAAGTAAGAGATGTAAAAATAACTTGTATATCTCATGAGGAACTTAAAGAAAAGCTTAAAAATTGTAAAGGAGTAATTAGAACAGGAGAACAAACTCCTTATGCAAATGTAATTTTAAAATCAGGAGTTGTCTTTTAA
- the rbsK gene encoding ribokinase, with protein sequence MNNICVLGSINMDVVLKVKRMPKVGETIFATDIKNIPGGKGANQAVACSRLGANVYMISKSGKDGNGEILVKELVKDNINVDFVFMEEKLLTGTAIITVDREANNSIIVASGANMSIEKSEINKAKEAIEKSDIIISQFETPVEATIEAFKIAKENNKTTILNPAPAKEIDKGLLKYTDIIIPNETEAFEITGVEVKNLEDAEKASKVLFEEGVKCVIITLGSKGAAVITKEDSEIVPAFKVEALDTTAAGDSFIGAFASKLNVENLSFDNIKSSVKFGNKVSSIAVQREGAQPSIPYLREIKEIYGEE encoded by the coding sequence GTGAATAATATATGTGTATTAGGTAGTATAAATATGGATGTGGTTTTAAAAGTAAAGAGAATGCCTAAAGTAGGAGAAACAATATTTGCTACAGATATTAAAAATATACCTGGTGGTAAGGGAGCTAATCAAGCAGTGGCATGTTCCAGACTTGGTGCAAACGTATACATGATTTCCAAGAGTGGTAAAGATGGAAATGGAGAAATTTTAGTTAAAGAACTTGTAAAAGATAATATAAATGTAGATTTTGTATTTATGGAAGAAAAGCTTTTAACAGGGACGGCAATAATAACTGTAGATAGGGAGGCTAATAATTCTATTATTGTAGCATCTGGAGCGAATATGTCTATAGAAAAATCAGAAATAAATAAGGCTAAAGAAGCTATAGAAAAAAGTGACATAATTATATCTCAGTTTGAAACACCTGTAGAAGCAACTATAGAAGCTTTTAAAATTGCAAAAGAAAATAATAAAACTACGATCTTAAATCCTGCTCCTGCAAAAGAAATTGACAAAGGATTACTTAAGTATACTGATATCATTATTCCAAATGAAACTGAAGCTTTTGAAATTACTGGTGTAGAAGTTAAAAATTTAGAAGATGCAGAAAAAGCTTCAAAGGTCCTTTTTGAAGAAGGAGTAAAATGTGTAATTATAACGTTGGGTTCTAAAGGAGCAGCTGTAATTACTAAAGAAGATTCAGAAATAGTTCCAGCTTTTAAAGTTGAAGCTTTAGATACAACTGCAGCAGGAGATAGCTTTATAGGAGCTTTTGCAAGTAAGTTGAATGTAGAAAATTTAAGTTTTGATAATATAAAGTCATCTGTAAAGTTTGGTAACAAGGTTTCTTCTATTGCAGTTCAAAGAGAAGGAGCTCAGCCCTCTATTCCATATTTAAGAGAAATAAAAGAAATATACGGGGAGGAATAA